Within Micromonospora narathiwatensis, the genomic segment TCAAGGGCGAGCACCACCAGCTCGTCGACGCGCCCGCGCTGCCCAAGCCGGTGCAGCGGCCCGGCCCGCCGTTGATCATCGGCGGGCGGGGCCCGAAGCGCACCCCCGAGCTGGCCGCCCGGTACGCCGACGAGTTCAACGTGCCGTTCAAGGGTGTCGCCGAGACGGCCGACGCGTACCAGCGGGTGCGGGAGGCGTGCGACCGGGTCGGGCGTACCGGATCGGGGCGTGCTCCGCTGGTGTTCTCCACCGGCGTCGTGGTGGCGATCGGGCGTACCGACGCGGAGGCGCGGCGGCGGGCCGCGCCGCTGCACGTCAAGAGCGCTCTGCCGCCGGAGGACCCGGTGGTCGGCTCCCCCGCGCAGCTCGTCGACCGGCTCGGCGAGTTCGCCGCGGTCGGCGCCACCCGGGCCCACCTGCGCCTGATCGACTTCGCCGACCTCGACCACCTGGAGCTCATCGCCGCCGAGGTGCTCCCCCAACTGGACGGGACCCGATGACCGACCTCTCCGCCGACCTCGAACTCGGCCCCGTGGGCCAGGAGATCGTCTACGAGAACGACAAGGTACGCGTCTGGCACATCCGCCTGGAGCCGGGCGAGCGGCAGCCGCTGCACCGGCACGACCACCCCTACCTGGTGATCGCGATCCAGGGGGCCAAGAACGTCGTGCAGACCATCGACGGCACCACGATCGACGCCGACGAGCCGACCGGCGGCGTGGTCTACCGCGACCCGGGCGCGGTGCACATGCTGACCAACGTCGGTGACACGACCTACCTGGCCCGCCTGGTCGAGCTGAAGTAGCCACGCGCGGTAGTCAGGCCGACGCGCCGCGCCGCGCTGCCATTGGTGGCGATCGGGGTCACCGGGCCGTAACGTGCCCGACATGGCCTTTCGGACGTGGAGCAGACTGCTGCTCACGGCGCTCGGGGTGAGCGTGCTGGCCGGGGCCGGTCAGCTCGGCATCGCGTACGGGTTCGGCGTCGTACGCCTCGACGGCGTGTTCACCGACAGCGCGGTCAACCAGTGGCCCGCCCAGCTCGCCTGGGTCGGCTGGTTCGCGGCGGTCGCCACGGTGGCCGGTGCCGTCGGCACCGAACGCCTCGCCCGCCGGGACGGGGTCCAGGGTGGGACCGCCGTACAACTCAGCGTCGCCGGCGCCGCCGCGCTGGGCGCGATCGTGGTCGCACCGCTCTGCATGCAGCCGGCCCGGGCCGCTGAACTCGGCGGCACCGTCGACCCGGTGTGGGCGGTCGGCATCTGCGCGATCCTCGGCGCGCTCATCGGGGCCGGCACCGCGATCGTCGTCCTGCTCAAGCCGCCCTTCGGGTGGAACATCGCGCTCACCGCGGTGACCGTCTGGCTGCTCGCGCTGATCTCCGCCGCACCGTCGGTGTCCTCGACCGGCCCGCTGGTCACCGTACGCCTCGGCGTCCTCGAACCGTCCTGGCTGGATACCGAGACCGCCCAGCGCCTGGCCTTGCTGCTGCTGCCCCTGGTCGCCCTGCTGGCGGGCGCGGCGGTCGGCGCGCTGGCCCGCCGACGTGGTCACCCTCCGCTGGTCGGCGGGGCGGCCGGGGCGGCCGGTCCGGTGCTGCTGGCCTTCGCGTACCTGACGGCGGGCCCGGGCAGCGCGGCCGACCGCTACCAGCTCGCGCCCTACTACGCGGCACTGATCGCGGTCGCCGCCGGCGCGCTCGGCTCGGCGGCCACCACGGTGCTGCGTCGGCCGATCGCGGAGGCGGAGACCGCCGCGCTCGAACCCACCGACATCCTCCAGCCCCTGCCGCCACCGCCCGCCGCCCCCGGCGAGCCGGGCTCGGCCGCCCACCCTCCGCACTTCGCTGCCGACCGTACGGGCGGCGAACCGAGCCGCCCCGGGGCCGCCCGGGAGGCGAGCCCGACAGGGGCCGCGGCCCCCGCCCACTGGGACTGGCCGGTCCCCTCGGGTCTCACGCCGGCGCCCGTGCCGACCCGCATGCCCCGTGCCGCCCGGACAGCCCTCGACCACGCCACCGCCGACGCCGGCCTGACCGCCACCGATCACATCTCCTTCGCCGGCCACCCGACGCCCGACGGGTCCGCCGCCGCGGAGCACGCCTTCACCGAGGCCGCAGATGTGGAACGCACCTCCGGTGAGCCCGTCCCTGTGGAGCACACCTCCAGTGAGCCCGCCGCCGTGGGGCATGCCTCCAGCGGGCCCGCCTCTGGTGAGCGCGCCGCTGCCGAGCACGCCCAGGCCGACCAGCCGGAGCCGGTGGCCGGGCCCGCCACCCCAGCCGTGCCGGAACCGGATGCTCCGCCGAGCACGGCCGACACGGCCGGCATCGACGAGCCGGTCGCCGGGCGGGACGCCGGGCGGGACGCCGACGACCTCGCCCGGAACCTGACGGTGCCGGGGCTGCTGCCCTCGGGACGACGTACCTCCGCCATCGACGTGCTCGCCGCCAGCCGCCCGGCCCCGCAACCGCCCGTCGAGCCGCACGAAGGGGCCTCTGCCTTGGGCCCCGCCCCGGCTCCGGCCGCCGCCTCTGGTCCGGGCTCGGCCTCCGGTTCGAGGTCGGGTTCCGGTCCGGGTCCGGGCTCGGCTTCGGGCTCGGGCTCGGCTGCCAGTTCCGATTCCGATTCCCCATCGGGTTCGGGTTCGGAAAACCTGCCGGTTCCGGTGCCGTCAGCGCAACCGGTCGGCGTCGCGTCTCCGCCCGCACCGGTTATCGCGCCGGCGAACCCGCCGGCAGCGGAAGCACCGGTGGCGGGTGACGCCGAGACCGCCTCGACCGACCCGCGCCCGGGCGGGCGGTCCAAGCGCGGTCGCAGGGCTCGCACCGGCCCGGCCACGGCGACACCGGCCGAAGCAACGCCGGTCGGGCCGGCTCCCGTCGAGCCGATCCCCACCCAGGCAACCCCGGCCCAGGAAACCCCGACCCAGGCGACCGCAGACCAGGCGCTCCCGGACCAGGCAGGCCCGGACCGGGAGGCCACAACCCAGGCTCCCCCGGACCAGACGAGCGCAAACCAGCCCACCCCGAAACAGGCAAGCGCAGACCAGACCGCTCCGAACCAGGCGAGCGCAGACGCGCCTCCGGTCGCCGGCCCGGCGCGCTCGGCACTGCCGGCGCCCCGGCCGGCCGACGGCCTCGACCAGGTGACCGGCTCGGGCACCCCGGACCTGGGCGGTAAGCCGGCCGGCGCCACGCCGGATCCCGCAGCCGACGGTGGCCGGGGGACGCGGAACTACTTCTTCTCCGACGACGCGCCGATCGCGGACGGCCACCCCACCTCGTTCGAGGCTCCGGTGTCACCGCGCCCGCGTTTCCCGATCTTCGAGGATGTCACGGACGGAACGAGCAACGCCCCGCCGGCCTGGCCGCCCGCGCCCGCGCCGAGCCGACCGGCGACGCCCGCGCCGAGCGGGCCGGCCGTCCCCGCGCCGAGCCAGCCGGGCTCCCCGTACGACAACACCGGATCGACCGGCGACGTCGCGAGCGACCCGACGGGCAGTTCGGACCGGAACGGCACACCGACCGAAAAGTCCCCGGTCGAGCCGGCGCCGCATCCCCGGCACCGCGCCCTGCCGGACCTGGGCCGGGACGCCCGCTGGGACGCCTTCGCGAACGCCCGGCGTGCCACACCCGTCGTCCCGAACCCACCTCAGGCGGGCGGCCAGCACGCCGACCCCGACGAGCCTGTCGCGGCCGGCCCCGTCGAGGAGGCGGAGCCGGGCGGCGGGAAGTCGAAGCTCCGGCGTGGCCTGTTCCGGCGTAACCGG encodes:
- a CDS encoding LLM class F420-dependent oxidoreductase, with the protein product MRVTVFTEPHRGASYDDQLRFARRVEETGFEGFFRADHYRSMGDDPGLPGPTDAWLTLAALARETSRIRLGTLVTSATFRLPGPLAVQVAQVDQMSGGRVELGIGAGWYEREHTAYGIPFPPVGERFDRLTEQLQIITGLWGTPSGETYSFKGEHHQLVDAPALPKPVQRPGPPLIIGGRGPKRTPELAARYADEFNVPFKGVAETADAYQRVREACDRVGRTGSGRAPLVFSTGVVVAIGRTDAEARRRAAPLHVKSALPPEDPVVGSPAQLVDRLGEFAAVGATRAHLRLIDFADLDHLELIAAEVLPQLDGTR
- a CDS encoding cupin domain-containing protein is translated as MTDLSADLELGPVGQEIVYENDKVRVWHIRLEPGERQPLHRHDHPYLVIAIQGAKNVVQTIDGTTIDADEPTGGVVYRDPGAVHMLTNVGDTTYLARLVELK